A genomic segment from Ciona intestinalis chromosome 10, KH, whole genome shotgun sequence encodes:
- the LOC100178358 gene encoding sodium bicarbonate transporter-like protein 11 isoform X4, giving the protein MRRRIRQQQQSSSITSFSTRETVNSVNYDDVISAERLTEEVGEHKMIPMSNLSVNSLVQNRRQSAGNFRRRMSRDDLQDEEDEFYHRELILKIRKTLPLKNFRDEIRARRDLEKFLVQPVVVLDVPHTSLDKIVDELLSKLQKDLDVDEKITSQAGKSFFTFQETYQDAMASVDHLKETIQGVSYKPDGADYEETWITALCTLPMVNKSHVAIARLRNPLNLGNKCEEVQFVIAIIAPKKEKFTKNAVEIGRTFSSMMCNRGFRHSLMVAETEKQFKEALIVQSAKYKRQVTESLSEGAMLAGGGEVEFQSYTLKQMGRGIYDDIKRRLPHYWSDYKDGFVGKHTIHKVIATILFLYFACLLPDIAFGTLYEKNTNGVIDVTSCIMSQTVGGLVFALISGQPMLVLLTTAPLALYVKVIKIVSTEFNLDFKAMYAMTGIWNGIFLLLQSVTNASMLMKYSTRSTEEIFGFFIALAFSADAIKATIGNFQKNYNFECPNKAIGSLSSVLNMTMNTSDPTTATPTVSSYPAECISKIFCCRPENSILFLFLMCGTLWLGLTLLRFDESQFLSSTKREILTDYALPLSVIIFSFFGSYVFRQIPLEGFNYIPGRSFFTLAPFTTLPPLAHVGACGLGLCLSCLFFVDQNVSAAVINSPQNKLVKGPAYHWDLMVVGFINIFLSIFNLPWVHAALPHSPMHVKALADVEQHVTNMGTVHDEIVKVRETRITSIVSHVLIGLSLLFVPVLQYVPIAVLQGLFLYLGFSSFSGNQMFDRMMLIFTEGSSYPPNHYVRKVPQRKLHLFTLIQVLGLVIVSVFGFVDLYYMKMIFPVIILLLLPIRHKLLPKIIERKYLAILDS; this is encoded by the exons ATGCGCAGGAGAATCCGACAGCAGCAGCAGTCGTCATC TATTACTTCCTTCAGCACTCGGGAGACCGTTAACAGCGTTAactatgatgacgtcatttccgcTGAGCGGCTAACTGAAGAAGTTGGCGAGCACAAGATGATACCAATGTCCAATCTGTCAGTCAACTCTTTGGTCCAAAACCGAAGGCAAAGTGCAGGAAACTTTAGACGTCGAATGTCGCGCGACGACTTACAAG ATGAGGAAGACGAGTTTTACCATCGTGAACTGATACTTAAAATCCGTAAG ACCTTGCCACTAAAGAACTTCCGAGACGAAATCCGAGCAAGAAGAGACTTGGAAAAGTTCTTGGTGCAACCGGTTGTTGTTTTAGACGTTCCACATACAA GTTTGGACAAAATAGTTGATGAACTTCTCTCTAAACTACAGAAGGATCTTGATGTGGATGAGAAGATTACATCACAAGCTGGAAAGTCTTTCTTTACTTTCCAAGAGACTTATCAAGATGCAA TGGCATCTGTGGATCACTTGAAGGAAACAATTCAAGGTGTGAGTTACAAACCTGATGGTGCAGACTATGAAGAAACATGGATAACAGCTCT ATGCACATTGCCAATGGTAAACAAGAGTCACGTTGCCATCGCACGCTTGCGTAATCCACTCAACTTGGGGAACAAATGTGAAGAAGTTCAGTTTGTTATTGCCATCATTGCTCCAAAGAAGGAG aaatttACAAAGAATGCTGTTGAGATTGGCCGCACATTCTCATCTATGATGTGCAACCGTGGGTTCAGGCACAGCTTGATGGTAGCTGAGACGGAGAAGCAATTCAAGGAAGCCTTGATTGTGCAGAGTGCAAAGTACAAGCGACAAGTCACGGAGTCTCTCTCTGAAGGTGCAATGCTGGCAGGAGGTGGGGAAGTGGAGTTCCAG AGTTATACATTGAAGCAAATGGGCCGAGGAATCTATGATGATATAAAGCGAAGATTGCCCCATTATTGGTCAGATTATAAAGATG GATTTGTGGGTAAACATACAATTCACAAAGTGATCGCAACCATCCTGTTTCTCTACTTTGCTTGCCTACTACCCGACATTGCTTTTGGAACATTATATGAGAAAAACACCAACGGCGTTATTG ATGTGACATCATGCATCATGTCTCAAACAGTTGGAGGATTAGTGTTTGCGTTAATTAGTGGCCAACCAATGCTTGTGCTATTGACAACTGCACCCCTTGCCCTCTATGTAAAAG TAATAAAGATTGTAAGTACGGAGTTTAATTTGGATTTCAAGGCCATGTACGCCATGACTGGGATATGGAACGGAATATTTTTACTTCTACAATCAGTCACCAATGCCAGTATGCTAATGAAGTATTCTACAAG ATCAACTGAGgaaatatttggatttttcATTGCGCTTGCTTTCAGTGCAGATGCAATCAAAGCTACAATTGgaa acTTTCAGAAGAACTACAACTTTGAATGTCCAAACAAAGCGATCGGCAGTTTATCTTCAG TTCTCAACATGACTATGAACACAAGTGACCCGACCACTGCAACACCAACAGTTAGCTCCTACCCTGCAGAATGCATTAGCAAGATTTTTTGCTGTCGTCCGGAAAATTCAATTCTCTTCTTGTTTCTGATGTGTGGTACCTTGTGGCTGGGGTTGACACTTCTTAGATTTGATGAATC TCAGTTTTTATCATCCACCAAGAGAGAGATCCTGACAGATTACGCTCTTCCTCTCTCTGTTATTATTTTCTCATTCTTTGGATCTTATGTGTTCAGACAAATACCCC TTGAAGGATTCAACTACATACCTGGAAGGTCGTTCTTTACTCTTGCCCCATTTACTACACTACCACCACTGGCTCATGTGGGGGCTTGTGGGTTGGGCCTTTGTCTCAGTTGTCTTTTCTTTGTGGATCAGAATGTGAGTGCTGCGGTCATTAATTCTCCACAGAACAA GTTGGTAAAGGGACCTGCCTACCACTGGGATCTAATGGTTGTCGGTTTTATCAATATATTCCTCTCTATATTCAACCTACCGTGGGTCCATGCAGCCCTCCCTCATTCCCCAATGCATGTCAAGGCACTTGCAGATGTTGAACAACATGTTACTAACATGGGAACTGTACATGATGA gattgtaaaagtGAGAGAAACTCGCATCACAAGCATTGTGTCTCATGTATTGATTGGCCTTTCATTGTTGTTTGTGCCTGTGCTTCAATACGTTCCTATTGCAGTGTTGCag GGCTTGTTCTTGTACCTTGGCTTTTCTTCATTCAGTGGAAACCAAATGTTTGACCGAATGATGCTCATCTTTACTGAAGGA AGTTCCTACCCACCCAACCACTATGTGAGAAAAGTTCCACAGAGGAAGCTTCATCTTTTTACACTGATTCAGGTGTTAGGGTTGGTTATTGTGTCCGTGTTTGGTTTTGTGGATCTTTATTACATGAAGATGATATTCCCCGTCATTATCCTACTACTTCTGCCAATACG GCACAAGCTCTTGCCCAAGATAATTGAACGGAAGTACCTCGCCATTTTAGATTCTTAA
- the LOC100178358 gene encoding sodium bicarbonate transporter-like protein 11 isoform X1, with protein MRRRIRQQQQSSSITSFSTRETVNSVNYDDVISAERLTEEVGEHKMIPMSNLSVNSLVQNRRQSAGNFRRRMSRDDLQDEEDEFYHRELILKIRKTLPLKNFRDEIRARRDLEKFLVQPVVVLDVPHTSLDKIVDELLSKLQKDLDVDEKITSQAGKSFFTFQETYQDAMASVDHLKETIQGVSYKPDGADYEETWITALCTLPMVNKSHVAIARLRNPLNLGNKCEEVQFVIAIIAPKKEKFTKNAVEIGRTFSSMMCNRGFRHSLMVAETEKQFKEALIVQSAKYKRQVTESLSEGAMLAGGGEVEFQSHRAQSYTLKQMGRGIYDDIKRRLPHYWSDYKDGFVGKHTIHKVIATILFLYFACLLPDIAFGTLYEKNTNGVIDVTSCIMSQTVGGLVFALISGQPMLVLLTTAPLALYVKVIKIVSTEFNLDFKAMYAMTGIWNGIFLLLQSVTNASMLMKYSTRSTEEIFGFFIALAFSADAIKATIGNFQKNYNFECPNKAIGSLSSVLNMTMNTSDPTTATPTVSSYPAECISKIFCCRPENSILFLFLMCGTLWLGLTLLRFDESQFLSSTKREILTDYALPLSVIIFSFFGSYVFRQIPLEGFNYIPGRSFFTLAPFTTLPPLAHVGACGLGLCLSCLFFVDQNVSAAVINSPQNKLVKGPAYHWDLMVVGFINIFLSIFNLPWVHAALPHSPMHVKALADVEQHVTNMGTVHDEIVKVRETRITSIVSHVLIGLSLLFVPVLQYVPIAVLQGLFLYLGFSSFSGNQMFDRMMLIFTEGSSYPPNHYVRKVPQRKLHLFTLIQVLGLVIVSVFGFVDLYYMKMIFPVIILLLLPIRHKLLPKIIERKYLAILDS; from the exons ATGCGCAGGAGAATCCGACAGCAGCAGCAGTCGTCATC TATTACTTCCTTCAGCACTCGGGAGACCGTTAACAGCGTTAactatgatgacgtcatttccgcTGAGCGGCTAACTGAAGAAGTTGGCGAGCACAAGATGATACCAATGTCCAATCTGTCAGTCAACTCTTTGGTCCAAAACCGAAGGCAAAGTGCAGGAAACTTTAGACGTCGAATGTCGCGCGACGACTTACAAG ATGAGGAAGACGAGTTTTACCATCGTGAACTGATACTTAAAATCCGTAAG ACCTTGCCACTAAAGAACTTCCGAGACGAAATCCGAGCAAGAAGAGACTTGGAAAAGTTCTTGGTGCAACCGGTTGTTGTTTTAGACGTTCCACATACAA GTTTGGACAAAATAGTTGATGAACTTCTCTCTAAACTACAGAAGGATCTTGATGTGGATGAGAAGATTACATCACAAGCTGGAAAGTCTTTCTTTACTTTCCAAGAGACTTATCAAGATGCAA TGGCATCTGTGGATCACTTGAAGGAAACAATTCAAGGTGTGAGTTACAAACCTGATGGTGCAGACTATGAAGAAACATGGATAACAGCTCT ATGCACATTGCCAATGGTAAACAAGAGTCACGTTGCCATCGCACGCTTGCGTAATCCACTCAACTTGGGGAACAAATGTGAAGAAGTTCAGTTTGTTATTGCCATCATTGCTCCAAAGAAGGAG aaatttACAAAGAATGCTGTTGAGATTGGCCGCACATTCTCATCTATGATGTGCAACCGTGGGTTCAGGCACAGCTTGATGGTAGCTGAGACGGAGAAGCAATTCAAGGAAGCCTTGATTGTGCAGAGTGCAAAGTACAAGCGACAAGTCACGGAGTCTCTCTCTGAAGGTGCAATGCTGGCAGGAGGTGGGGAAGTGGAGTTCCAG TCCCATAGAGCACAG AGTTATACATTGAAGCAAATGGGCCGAGGAATCTATGATGATATAAAGCGAAGATTGCCCCATTATTGGTCAGATTATAAAGATG GATTTGTGGGTAAACATACAATTCACAAAGTGATCGCAACCATCCTGTTTCTCTACTTTGCTTGCCTACTACCCGACATTGCTTTTGGAACATTATATGAGAAAAACACCAACGGCGTTATTG ATGTGACATCATGCATCATGTCTCAAACAGTTGGAGGATTAGTGTTTGCGTTAATTAGTGGCCAACCAATGCTTGTGCTATTGACAACTGCACCCCTTGCCCTCTATGTAAAAG TAATAAAGATTGTAAGTACGGAGTTTAATTTGGATTTCAAGGCCATGTACGCCATGACTGGGATATGGAACGGAATATTTTTACTTCTACAATCAGTCACCAATGCCAGTATGCTAATGAAGTATTCTACAAG ATCAACTGAGgaaatatttggatttttcATTGCGCTTGCTTTCAGTGCAGATGCAATCAAAGCTACAATTGgaa acTTTCAGAAGAACTACAACTTTGAATGTCCAAACAAAGCGATCGGCAGTTTATCTTCAG TTCTCAACATGACTATGAACACAAGTGACCCGACCACTGCAACACCAACAGTTAGCTCCTACCCTGCAGAATGCATTAGCAAGATTTTTTGCTGTCGTCCGGAAAATTCAATTCTCTTCTTGTTTCTGATGTGTGGTACCTTGTGGCTGGGGTTGACACTTCTTAGATTTGATGAATC TCAGTTTTTATCATCCACCAAGAGAGAGATCCTGACAGATTACGCTCTTCCTCTCTCTGTTATTATTTTCTCATTCTTTGGATCTTATGTGTTCAGACAAATACCCC TTGAAGGATTCAACTACATACCTGGAAGGTCGTTCTTTACTCTTGCCCCATTTACTACACTACCACCACTGGCTCATGTGGGGGCTTGTGGGTTGGGCCTTTGTCTCAGTTGTCTTTTCTTTGTGGATCAGAATGTGAGTGCTGCGGTCATTAATTCTCCACAGAACAA GTTGGTAAAGGGACCTGCCTACCACTGGGATCTAATGGTTGTCGGTTTTATCAATATATTCCTCTCTATATTCAACCTACCGTGGGTCCATGCAGCCCTCCCTCATTCCCCAATGCATGTCAAGGCACTTGCAGATGTTGAACAACATGTTACTAACATGGGAACTGTACATGATGA gattgtaaaagtGAGAGAAACTCGCATCACAAGCATTGTGTCTCATGTATTGATTGGCCTTTCATTGTTGTTTGTGCCTGTGCTTCAATACGTTCCTATTGCAGTGTTGCag GGCTTGTTCTTGTACCTTGGCTTTTCTTCATTCAGTGGAAACCAAATGTTTGACCGAATGATGCTCATCTTTACTGAAGGA AGTTCCTACCCACCCAACCACTATGTGAGAAAAGTTCCACAGAGGAAGCTTCATCTTTTTACACTGATTCAGGTGTTAGGGTTGGTTATTGTGTCCGTGTTTGGTTTTGTGGATCTTTATTACATGAAGATGATATTCCCCGTCATTATCCTACTACTTCTGCCAATACG GCACAAGCTCTTGCCCAAGATAATTGAACGGAAGTACCTCGCCATTTTAGATTCTTAA
- the LOC100178358 gene encoding sodium bicarbonate transporter-like protein 11 isoform X3, whose protein sequence is MRRRIRQQQQSSSTRETVNSVNYDDVISAERLTEEVGEHKMIPMSNLSVNSLVQNRRQSAGNFRRRMSRDDLQDEEDEFYHRELILKIRKTLPLKNFRDEIRARRDLEKFLVQPVVVLDVPHTSLDKIVDELLSKLQKDLDVDEKITSQAGKSFFTFQETYQDAMASVDHLKETIQGVSYKPDGADYEETWITALCTLPMVNKSHVAIARLRNPLNLGNKCEEVQFVIAIIAPKKEKFTKNAVEIGRTFSSMMCNRGFRHSLMVAETEKQFKEALIVQSAKYKRQVTESLSEGAMLAGGGEVEFQSHRAQSYTLKQMGRGIYDDIKRRLPHYWSDYKDGFVGKHTIHKVIATILFLYFACLLPDIAFGTLYEKNTNGVIDVTSCIMSQTVGGLVFALISGQPMLVLLTTAPLALYVKVIKIVSTEFNLDFKAMYAMTGIWNGIFLLLQSVTNASMLMKYSTRSTEEIFGFFIALAFSADAIKATIGNFQKNYNFECPNKAIGSLSSVLNMTMNTSDPTTATPTVSSYPAECISKIFCCRPENSILFLFLMCGTLWLGLTLLRFDESQFLSSTKREILTDYALPLSVIIFSFFGSYVFRQIPLEGFNYIPGRSFFTLAPFTTLPPLAHVGACGLGLCLSCLFFVDQNVSAAVINSPQNKLVKGPAYHWDLMVVGFINIFLSIFNLPWVHAALPHSPMHVKALADVEQHVTNMGTVHDEIVKVRETRITSIVSHVLIGLSLLFVPVLQYVPIAVLQGLFLYLGFSSFSGNQMFDRMMLIFTEGSSYPPNHYVRKVPQRKLHLFTLIQVLGLVIVSVFGFVDLYYMKMIFPVIILLLLPIRHKLLPKIIERKYLAILDS, encoded by the exons ATGCGCAGGAGAATCCGACAGCAGCAGCAGTCGTCATC CACTCGGGAGACCGTTAACAGCGTTAactatgatgacgtcatttccgcTGAGCGGCTAACTGAAGAAGTTGGCGAGCACAAGATGATACCAATGTCCAATCTGTCAGTCAACTCTTTGGTCCAAAACCGAAGGCAAAGTGCAGGAAACTTTAGACGTCGAATGTCGCGCGACGACTTACAAG ATGAGGAAGACGAGTTTTACCATCGTGAACTGATACTTAAAATCCGTAAG ACCTTGCCACTAAAGAACTTCCGAGACGAAATCCGAGCAAGAAGAGACTTGGAAAAGTTCTTGGTGCAACCGGTTGTTGTTTTAGACGTTCCACATACAA GTTTGGACAAAATAGTTGATGAACTTCTCTCTAAACTACAGAAGGATCTTGATGTGGATGAGAAGATTACATCACAAGCTGGAAAGTCTTTCTTTACTTTCCAAGAGACTTATCAAGATGCAA TGGCATCTGTGGATCACTTGAAGGAAACAATTCAAGGTGTGAGTTACAAACCTGATGGTGCAGACTATGAAGAAACATGGATAACAGCTCT ATGCACATTGCCAATGGTAAACAAGAGTCACGTTGCCATCGCACGCTTGCGTAATCCACTCAACTTGGGGAACAAATGTGAAGAAGTTCAGTTTGTTATTGCCATCATTGCTCCAAAGAAGGAG aaatttACAAAGAATGCTGTTGAGATTGGCCGCACATTCTCATCTATGATGTGCAACCGTGGGTTCAGGCACAGCTTGATGGTAGCTGAGACGGAGAAGCAATTCAAGGAAGCCTTGATTGTGCAGAGTGCAAAGTACAAGCGACAAGTCACGGAGTCTCTCTCTGAAGGTGCAATGCTGGCAGGAGGTGGGGAAGTGGAGTTCCAG TCCCATAGAGCACAG AGTTATACATTGAAGCAAATGGGCCGAGGAATCTATGATGATATAAAGCGAAGATTGCCCCATTATTGGTCAGATTATAAAGATG GATTTGTGGGTAAACATACAATTCACAAAGTGATCGCAACCATCCTGTTTCTCTACTTTGCTTGCCTACTACCCGACATTGCTTTTGGAACATTATATGAGAAAAACACCAACGGCGTTATTG ATGTGACATCATGCATCATGTCTCAAACAGTTGGAGGATTAGTGTTTGCGTTAATTAGTGGCCAACCAATGCTTGTGCTATTGACAACTGCACCCCTTGCCCTCTATGTAAAAG TAATAAAGATTGTAAGTACGGAGTTTAATTTGGATTTCAAGGCCATGTACGCCATGACTGGGATATGGAACGGAATATTTTTACTTCTACAATCAGTCACCAATGCCAGTATGCTAATGAAGTATTCTACAAG ATCAACTGAGgaaatatttggatttttcATTGCGCTTGCTTTCAGTGCAGATGCAATCAAAGCTACAATTGgaa acTTTCAGAAGAACTACAACTTTGAATGTCCAAACAAAGCGATCGGCAGTTTATCTTCAG TTCTCAACATGACTATGAACACAAGTGACCCGACCACTGCAACACCAACAGTTAGCTCCTACCCTGCAGAATGCATTAGCAAGATTTTTTGCTGTCGTCCGGAAAATTCAATTCTCTTCTTGTTTCTGATGTGTGGTACCTTGTGGCTGGGGTTGACACTTCTTAGATTTGATGAATC TCAGTTTTTATCATCCACCAAGAGAGAGATCCTGACAGATTACGCTCTTCCTCTCTCTGTTATTATTTTCTCATTCTTTGGATCTTATGTGTTCAGACAAATACCCC TTGAAGGATTCAACTACATACCTGGAAGGTCGTTCTTTACTCTTGCCCCATTTACTACACTACCACCACTGGCTCATGTGGGGGCTTGTGGGTTGGGCCTTTGTCTCAGTTGTCTTTTCTTTGTGGATCAGAATGTGAGTGCTGCGGTCATTAATTCTCCACAGAACAA GTTGGTAAAGGGACCTGCCTACCACTGGGATCTAATGGTTGTCGGTTTTATCAATATATTCCTCTCTATATTCAACCTACCGTGGGTCCATGCAGCCCTCCCTCATTCCCCAATGCATGTCAAGGCACTTGCAGATGTTGAACAACATGTTACTAACATGGGAACTGTACATGATGA gattgtaaaagtGAGAGAAACTCGCATCACAAGCATTGTGTCTCATGTATTGATTGGCCTTTCATTGTTGTTTGTGCCTGTGCTTCAATACGTTCCTATTGCAGTGTTGCag GGCTTGTTCTTGTACCTTGGCTTTTCTTCATTCAGTGGAAACCAAATGTTTGACCGAATGATGCTCATCTTTACTGAAGGA AGTTCCTACCCACCCAACCACTATGTGAGAAAAGTTCCACAGAGGAAGCTTCATCTTTTTACACTGATTCAGGTGTTAGGGTTGGTTATTGTGTCCGTGTTTGGTTTTGTGGATCTTTATTACATGAAGATGATATTCCCCGTCATTATCCTACTACTTCTGCCAATACG GCACAAGCTCTTGCCCAAGATAATTGAACGGAAGTACCTCGCCATTTTAGATTCTTAA
- the LOC100178358 gene encoding sodium bicarbonate transporter-like protein 11 isoform X5, with product MMSRKFITQRSSTRETVNSVNYDDVISAERLTEEVGEHKMIPMSNLSVNSLVQNRRQSAGNFRRRMSRDDLQDEEDEFYHRELILKIRKTLPLKNFRDEIRARRDLEKFLVQPVVVLDVPHTSLDKIVDELLSKLQKDLDVDEKITSQAGKSFFTFQETYQDAMASVDHLKETIQGVSYKPDGADYEETWITALCTLPMVNKSHVAIARLRNPLNLGNKCEEVQFVIAIIAPKKEKFTKNAVEIGRTFSSMMCNRGFRHSLMVAETEKQFKEALIVQSAKYKRQVTESLSEGAMLAGGGEVEFQSHRAQSYTLKQMGRGIYDDIKRRLPHYWSDYKDGFVGKHTIHKVIATILFLYFACLLPDIAFGTLYEKNTNGVIDVTSCIMSQTVGGLVFALISGQPMLVLLTTAPLALYVKVIKIVSTEFNLDFKAMYAMTGIWNGIFLLLQSVTNASMLMKYSTRSTEEIFGFFIALAFSADAIKATIGNFQKNYNFECPNKAIGSLSSVLNMTMNTSDPTTATPTVSSYPAECISKIFCCRPENSILFLFLMCGTLWLGLTLLRFDESQFLSSTKREILTDYALPLSVIIFSFFGSYVFRQIPLEGFNYIPGRSFFTLAPFTTLPPLAHVGACGLGLCLSCLFFVDQNVSAAVINSPQNKLVKGPAYHWDLMVVGFINIFLSIFNLPWVHAALPHSPMHVKALADVEQHVTNMGTVHDEIVKVRETRITSIVSHVLIGLSLLFVPVLQYVPIAVLQGLFLYLGFSSFSGNQMFDRMMLIFTEGSSYPPNHYVRKVPQRKLHLFTLIQVLGLVIVSVFGFVDLYYMKMIFPVIILLLLPIRHKLLPKIIERKYLAILDS from the exons ATGATGAGTCGAAAGTTCATCACACAAAGGTCTag CACTCGGGAGACCGTTAACAGCGTTAactatgatgacgtcatttccgcTGAGCGGCTAACTGAAGAAGTTGGCGAGCACAAGATGATACCAATGTCCAATCTGTCAGTCAACTCTTTGGTCCAAAACCGAAGGCAAAGTGCAGGAAACTTTAGACGTCGAATGTCGCGCGACGACTTACAAG ATGAGGAAGACGAGTTTTACCATCGTGAACTGATACTTAAAATCCGTAAG ACCTTGCCACTAAAGAACTTCCGAGACGAAATCCGAGCAAGAAGAGACTTGGAAAAGTTCTTGGTGCAACCGGTTGTTGTTTTAGACGTTCCACATACAA GTTTGGACAAAATAGTTGATGAACTTCTCTCTAAACTACAGAAGGATCTTGATGTGGATGAGAAGATTACATCACAAGCTGGAAAGTCTTTCTTTACTTTCCAAGAGACTTATCAAGATGCAA TGGCATCTGTGGATCACTTGAAGGAAACAATTCAAGGTGTGAGTTACAAACCTGATGGTGCAGACTATGAAGAAACATGGATAACAGCTCT ATGCACATTGCCAATGGTAAACAAGAGTCACGTTGCCATCGCACGCTTGCGTAATCCACTCAACTTGGGGAACAAATGTGAAGAAGTTCAGTTTGTTATTGCCATCATTGCTCCAAAGAAGGAG aaatttACAAAGAATGCTGTTGAGATTGGCCGCACATTCTCATCTATGATGTGCAACCGTGGGTTCAGGCACAGCTTGATGGTAGCTGAGACGGAGAAGCAATTCAAGGAAGCCTTGATTGTGCAGAGTGCAAAGTACAAGCGACAAGTCACGGAGTCTCTCTCTGAAGGTGCAATGCTGGCAGGAGGTGGGGAAGTGGAGTTCCAG TCCCATAGAGCACAG AGTTATACATTGAAGCAAATGGGCCGAGGAATCTATGATGATATAAAGCGAAGATTGCCCCATTATTGGTCAGATTATAAAGATG GATTTGTGGGTAAACATACAATTCACAAAGTGATCGCAACCATCCTGTTTCTCTACTTTGCTTGCCTACTACCCGACATTGCTTTTGGAACATTATATGAGAAAAACACCAACGGCGTTATTG ATGTGACATCATGCATCATGTCTCAAACAGTTGGAGGATTAGTGTTTGCGTTAATTAGTGGCCAACCAATGCTTGTGCTATTGACAACTGCACCCCTTGCCCTCTATGTAAAAG TAATAAAGATTGTAAGTACGGAGTTTAATTTGGATTTCAAGGCCATGTACGCCATGACTGGGATATGGAACGGAATATTTTTACTTCTACAATCAGTCACCAATGCCAGTATGCTAATGAAGTATTCTACAAG ATCAACTGAGgaaatatttggatttttcATTGCGCTTGCTTTCAGTGCAGATGCAATCAAAGCTACAATTGgaa acTTTCAGAAGAACTACAACTTTGAATGTCCAAACAAAGCGATCGGCAGTTTATCTTCAG TTCTCAACATGACTATGAACACAAGTGACCCGACCACTGCAACACCAACAGTTAGCTCCTACCCTGCAGAATGCATTAGCAAGATTTTTTGCTGTCGTCCGGAAAATTCAATTCTCTTCTTGTTTCTGATGTGTGGTACCTTGTGGCTGGGGTTGACACTTCTTAGATTTGATGAATC TCAGTTTTTATCATCCACCAAGAGAGAGATCCTGACAGATTACGCTCTTCCTCTCTCTGTTATTATTTTCTCATTCTTTGGATCTTATGTGTTCAGACAAATACCCC TTGAAGGATTCAACTACATACCTGGAAGGTCGTTCTTTACTCTTGCCCCATTTACTACACTACCACCACTGGCTCATGTGGGGGCTTGTGGGTTGGGCCTTTGTCTCAGTTGTCTTTTCTTTGTGGATCAGAATGTGAGTGCTGCGGTCATTAATTCTCCACAGAACAA GTTGGTAAAGGGACCTGCCTACCACTGGGATCTAATGGTTGTCGGTTTTATCAATATATTCCTCTCTATATTCAACCTACCGTGGGTCCATGCAGCCCTCCCTCATTCCCCAATGCATGTCAAGGCACTTGCAGATGTTGAACAACATGTTACTAACATGGGAACTGTACATGATGA gattgtaaaagtGAGAGAAACTCGCATCACAAGCATTGTGTCTCATGTATTGATTGGCCTTTCATTGTTGTTTGTGCCTGTGCTTCAATACGTTCCTATTGCAGTGTTGCag GGCTTGTTCTTGTACCTTGGCTTTTCTTCATTCAGTGGAAACCAAATGTTTGACCGAATGATGCTCATCTTTACTGAAGGA AGTTCCTACCCACCCAACCACTATGTGAGAAAAGTTCCACAGAGGAAGCTTCATCTTTTTACACTGATTCAGGTGTTAGGGTTGGTTATTGTGTCCGTGTTTGGTTTTGTGGATCTTTATTACATGAAGATGATATTCCCCGTCATTATCCTACTACTTCTGCCAATACG GCACAAGCTCTTGCCCAAGATAATTGAACGGAAGTACCTCGCCATTTTAGATTCTTAA